In Penaeus vannamei isolate JL-2024 chromosome 15, ASM4276789v1, whole genome shotgun sequence, the following are encoded in one genomic region:
- the LOC113813125 gene encoding repetin isoform X2, producing the protein MGKKKWKNNSRDSEYEKSDKEADKVHEKAQAKEDAGKGDQEQNERLADNGNKNEGEASPQNKKQKTEREKVKEPGNQNSSDQINRQFIDGQVDYHSEDSSRQVQDRDHGNEDSKYSSEERQSRVRGSDEYSSKKDRSEGHGNEDRKDSSEEGQSRVRGSDEYSSKKDRSEGHGNEDSKYSSEEGQSRVRGSDEYSSKKDRSEGHGNEDRKDSSEEGQSRGHGNKVDDLSQENQSGGHRFEDQQYPSEKGRGGFHGNEDRVFSSAEGLSRGQGYTDKGYLSQEGQSGHISDREHPSEKGLGGFHGSEDSAYSSGKGLNRERGNADKDHVAQEDRGEGHGNGHAYSSEGVPYRHHGSEQDYGSQEGRSGGRSSEGHGYPSTEGRSEGRGNDRARLLEEGLNIRHRNEGQDYQAQESQSGGHGREGHEYSPMKGRSGFHGKEGHAPLSEAEGLNRHHRNEGQDYLYQGGRSGGQRREDCDYSFQEGRDRRYRDEDQYYMPPHEYSLYEANKGQDKGQWNGYYGSTQKGQGRGRRKGHRDYPFQEGHDKGQWNKDYGYSSQKGQGRGQRNEDYGHPSQNDRGRNYRVEYLYDKQGRGKYQNRQESDAERNGRQNKKALTPQMRAALTCSECDSFYSNENRKPKCLQCGHTICSVCASHLIHRSIIGCPKCTEPTRASSVKDLQDNFELLRVLGRLKDVPEASREKPPPLVSPHGSKCSEQGISPTHFCTKCEQWICKACGDADHWSRRHCEVIPVRKALEQMKSKCEADERQASSNLSAALQEISSYQVILLSCINVMRAANESFGMEETHARDTLDKGKPKLETLKKAVAGFPKDGDPKEALATMRNVKDQCSDIEAWCSTLINNMKFLDDFRKISKTLLTLTAYVHASSDSGKPPPLARITTADGPRYARLIAEDGRVHAYSAQSLSPECGARAIPMESVKALIDSSSALLFLDLFWGGRMQGRVYIRLTGDTVRGRLFQSLCLGDLGHTHKNGGFHRIWWRGDEGEHIWGGDYGRMNGARGAILCVSEERLAAAASPRPICRGLVAGRYEKENISTIFRIYTKGAKEGTEEAAFGIVEHGLDVVAGAVGQGNVRDIRIADCGVVIQST; encoded by the exons ATggggaaaaagaagtggaagaataaTTCCCGAGATTCAGAATATGAGAAGAGTGACAAAGAGGCAGATAAAGTCCACGAAAAGGCACAGGCGAAAGAAGATGCCGGGAAAGGAGATCAAGAGCAGAATGAAAGATTGGCTGACAATGGAaacaaaaatgagggagaggcaaGCCCacagaacaagaaacaaaaaacagaaagagaaaaagtcaaAGAACCTGGCAATCAGAATTCAAGTGACCAGATAAATCGACAATTTATAGATGGCCAAGTAGATTACCACAGTGAAGATTCTTCTCGGCAAGTTCAAGACAGAGACCATGGGAATGAAGACAGCAAATATTCGTCAGAGGAACGTCAAAGCAGAGTACGTGGGAGTGATGAATATTCGTCAAAGAAAGATCGAAGCGAAGGACATGGAAATGAAGACCGCAAAGATTCGTCAGAGGAAGGTCAAAGCAGAGTACGTGGGAGTGATGAATATTCGTCAAAGAAAGATCGAAGCGAAGGACATGGAAATGAAGACAGCAAATATTCGTCAGAGGAAGGTCAAAGCAGAGTACGTGGGAGTGATGAATATTCGTCTAAGAAAGATCGAAGCGAAGGACATGGGAATGAAGACCGCAAAGATTCGTCAGAGGAAGGTCAAAGCAGAGGGCATGGGAATAAAGTTGATGATCTGTCACAGGAAAATCAAAGTGGAGGACATAGATTTGAAGATCAGCAATATCCATCAGAGAAAGGTCGAGGCGGATTCCATGGGAATGAAGATCGTGTTTTTTCTTCAGCGGAAGGTCTAAGCAGAGGACAAGGGTATACAGATAAAGGTTATCTGTCTCAGGAAGGTCAAAGCGGGCATATCAGTGATCGTGAACATCCATCAGAGAAAGGTCTAGGCGGATTCCATGGGAGTGAAGACAGTGCTTATTCTTCAGGGAAAGGTCTAAACAGAGAACGTGGGAATGCGGATAAGGATCATGTGGCACAGGAAGATCGGGGCGAAGGACATGGAAATGGTCATGCTTATTCGTCAGAAGGAGTTCCATACAGACACCATGGGAGTGAACAGGATTACGGGTCACAGGAAGGTCGAAGCGGAGGACGTAGCAGTGAAGGTCATGGATATCCATCAACGGAAGGTCGAAGCGAAGGACGTGGAAATGACCGCGCCCGTTTGTTAGAGGAAGGTCTAAACATACGTCATCGGAATGAAGGTCAGGATTATCAGGCACAGGAAAGTCAAAGCGGAGGACATGGCCGTGAAGGTCATGAATATTCACCAATGAAAGGTCGGAGCGGATTCCACGGGAAAGAAGGTCATGCTCCTTTGTCAGAGGCAGAAGGTCTAAACAGACACCATAGGAATGAAGGTCAGGATTATCTGTACCAAGGAGGGCGAAGCGgaggacaaaggagagaagaTTGTGATTATTCGTTTCAAGAAGGTCGGGACAGGCGATATAGGGATGAAGATCAATATTATATGCCACCTCATGAGTATTCGCTTTATGAAGCAAATAAAGGTCAAGACAAAGGTCAATGGAATGGATATTATGGTTCGACACAGAAAG GTCAAGGCAGAGGACGAAGGAAAGGGCATCGTGATTATCCGTTTCAAGAAGGTCATGACAAAGGACAGTGGAATAAGGATTATGGTTATTCGTCTCAGAAAGGTCAAGGCAGAGGACAAAGAAATGAGGATTATGGTCATCCGTCACAGAATGATCGAGGAAGAAATTATCGGGTAGAATACTTGTATGACAAGCAAGGTCGAGGCAAATACCAGAATAGACAGGAGTCTGATGCAGAGAGAAATGGCAGGCAAAACAAAAAGGCACTGACTCCCCAGATGCG AGCCGCGTTAACTTGCAGTGAGTGCGATTCATTCTATAGTAATGAAAATCGTAAACCAAAATGCCTTCAGTGTGGCCACACGATATGCTCTGTGTGTGCCTCTCATTTGATTCACCGATCAATAATTGGGTGCCCTAAATGTACCGAGCCTACCCGTGCTTCATCTGTGAAGGATCTTCAAGACAATTTTGAGCTTCTGCGCGTGCTTGGCAGGTTAAAGGATGTACCTGAAGCATCCAGGGAAAAACCGCCACCGTTAGTGTCCCCGCATGGCAGCAAGTGTTCTGAGCAGGGAATCTCGCCAACACACTTTTGCACCAAGTGTGAACAGTGGATTTGTAAAGCATGTGGCGATGCAGATCACTGGTCTCGAAGGCACTGTGAAGTCATTCCAGTAAGAAAAGCTTTGGAGCAGATGAAATCGAAGTGCGAGGCAGATGAGCGTCAAGCCTCTTCGAACTTGTCGGCTGCACTGCAGGAAATTAGCAGCTACCAGGTTATTCTTCTGTCTTGCATAAATGTTATGCGTGCTGCTAACGAGAGCTTCGGGATGGAGGAAACCCATGCTCGGGATACTCTCGATAAAGGTAAGCCTAAGCTAGAAACTCTGAAGAAAGCAGTTGCTGGCTTTCCGAAAGATGGCGATCCCAAGGAGGCCCTGGCGACCATGAGGAACGTAAAGGACCAGTGTTCTGACATCGAAGCCTGGTGCTCAACTCTGATCAACAATATGAAGTTCTTAGATGACTTCCGAAAGATATCGAAG ACACTTCTCACCTTAACGGCTTACGTGCATGCTAGTTCTGACTCGGGAAAGCCACCGCCTCTCGCCCGGATAACGACTGCAGATGGCCCAAGATATGCCAGGTTAATTGCTGAAGACGGGAGAGTCCACGCGTATTCCGCCCAAAGCCTTTCACCTGAGTGTGGTGCACGCGCTATACCG ATGGAGAGCGTGAAGGCGCTAATAGACTCCTCTTCGGCGCTCCTCTTTCTGGACCTCTTTTGGGGCGGCCGCATGCAGGGTCGTGTCTACATCCGCTTGACGGGAGACACCGTCCGAGGCCGCCTGTTCCAGTCGCTGTGCCTCGGGGACCTCGGCCACACGCACAAGAACGGCGGCTTCCATCGCATCTggtggaggggagacgagggggagcaCATTTGGGGCGGGGACTACGGCCGTATGAACGGGGCCCGGGGAGCTATTCTCTGCGTCAGCGAGGAGCGGCTGGCGGCGGCCGCTTCGCCTCGCCCCATCTGCAGAGGACTCGTGGCCGGCCGGTATGAGAAGGAGAACATAAGCACCATATTCCGCATCTACACCAAGGGCGCCAAGGAAGGAACGGAAGAGGCAGCATTCGGGATAGTGGAGCACGGCCTCGACGTCGTGGCAGGAGCGGTGGGCCAGGGCAACGTGAGGGACATTAGGATTGCTGACTGTGGAGTGGTCATTCAGAGCACCTAG
- the LOC113813125 gene encoding repetin isoform X1 produces MGKKKWKNNSRDSEYEKSDKEADKVHEKAQAKEDAGKGDQEQNERLADNGNKNEGEASPQNKKQKTEREKVKEPGNQNSSDQINRQFIDGQVDYHSEDSSRQVQDRDHGNEDSKYSSEERQSRVRGSDEYSSKKDRSEGHGNEDRKDSSEEGQSRVRGSDEYSSKKDRSEGHGNEDSKYSSEEGQSRVRGSDEYSSKKDRSEGHGNEDRKDSSEEGQSRGHGNKVDDLSQENQSGGHRFEDQQYPSEKGRGGFHGNEDRVFSSAEGLSRGQGYTDKGYLSQEGQSGHISDREHPSEKGLGGFHGSEDSAYSSGKGLNRERGNADKDHVAQEDRGEGHGNGHAYSSEGVPYRHHGSEQDYGSQEGRSGGRSSEGHGYPSTEGRSEGRGNDRARLLEEGLNIRHRNEGQDYQAQESQSGGHGREGHEYSPMKGRSGFHGKEGHAPLSEAEGLNRHHRNEGQDYLYQGGRSGGQRREDCDYSFQEGRDRRYRDEDQYYMPPHEYSLYEANKGQDKGQWNGYYGSTQKGQSKGQWNEYDSTQKGQGRGRRKGHRDYPFQEGHDKGQWNKDYGYSSQKGQGRGQRNEDYGHPSQNDRGRNYRVEYLYDKQGRGKYQNRQESDAERNGRQNKKALTPQMRAALTCSECDSFYSNENRKPKCLQCGHTICSVCASHLIHRSIIGCPKCTEPTRASSVKDLQDNFELLRVLGRLKDVPEASREKPPPLVSPHGSKCSEQGISPTHFCTKCEQWICKACGDADHWSRRHCEVIPVRKALEQMKSKCEADERQASSNLSAALQEISSYQVILLSCINVMRAANESFGMEETHARDTLDKGKPKLETLKKAVAGFPKDGDPKEALATMRNVKDQCSDIEAWCSTLINNMKFLDDFRKISKTLLTLTAYVHASSDSGKPPPLARITTADGPRYARLIAEDGRVHAYSAQSLSPECGARAIPMESVKALIDSSSALLFLDLFWGGRMQGRVYIRLTGDTVRGRLFQSLCLGDLGHTHKNGGFHRIWWRGDEGEHIWGGDYGRMNGARGAILCVSEERLAAAASPRPICRGLVAGRYEKENISTIFRIYTKGAKEGTEEAAFGIVEHGLDVVAGAVGQGNVRDIRIADCGVVIQST; encoded by the exons ATggggaaaaagaagtggaagaataaTTCCCGAGATTCAGAATATGAGAAGAGTGACAAAGAGGCAGATAAAGTCCACGAAAAGGCACAGGCGAAAGAAGATGCCGGGAAAGGAGATCAAGAGCAGAATGAAAGATTGGCTGACAATGGAaacaaaaatgagggagaggcaaGCCCacagaacaagaaacaaaaaacagaaagagaaaaagtcaaAGAACCTGGCAATCAGAATTCAAGTGACCAGATAAATCGACAATTTATAGATGGCCAAGTAGATTACCACAGTGAAGATTCTTCTCGGCAAGTTCAAGACAGAGACCATGGGAATGAAGACAGCAAATATTCGTCAGAGGAACGTCAAAGCAGAGTACGTGGGAGTGATGAATATTCGTCAAAGAAAGATCGAAGCGAAGGACATGGAAATGAAGACCGCAAAGATTCGTCAGAGGAAGGTCAAAGCAGAGTACGTGGGAGTGATGAATATTCGTCAAAGAAAGATCGAAGCGAAGGACATGGAAATGAAGACAGCAAATATTCGTCAGAGGAAGGTCAAAGCAGAGTACGTGGGAGTGATGAATATTCGTCTAAGAAAGATCGAAGCGAAGGACATGGGAATGAAGACCGCAAAGATTCGTCAGAGGAAGGTCAAAGCAGAGGGCATGGGAATAAAGTTGATGATCTGTCACAGGAAAATCAAAGTGGAGGACATAGATTTGAAGATCAGCAATATCCATCAGAGAAAGGTCGAGGCGGATTCCATGGGAATGAAGATCGTGTTTTTTCTTCAGCGGAAGGTCTAAGCAGAGGACAAGGGTATACAGATAAAGGTTATCTGTCTCAGGAAGGTCAAAGCGGGCATATCAGTGATCGTGAACATCCATCAGAGAAAGGTCTAGGCGGATTCCATGGGAGTGAAGACAGTGCTTATTCTTCAGGGAAAGGTCTAAACAGAGAACGTGGGAATGCGGATAAGGATCATGTGGCACAGGAAGATCGGGGCGAAGGACATGGAAATGGTCATGCTTATTCGTCAGAAGGAGTTCCATACAGACACCATGGGAGTGAACAGGATTACGGGTCACAGGAAGGTCGAAGCGGAGGACGTAGCAGTGAAGGTCATGGATATCCATCAACGGAAGGTCGAAGCGAAGGACGTGGAAATGACCGCGCCCGTTTGTTAGAGGAAGGTCTAAACATACGTCATCGGAATGAAGGTCAGGATTATCAGGCACAGGAAAGTCAAAGCGGAGGACATGGCCGTGAAGGTCATGAATATTCACCAATGAAAGGTCGGAGCGGATTCCACGGGAAAGAAGGTCATGCTCCTTTGTCAGAGGCAGAAGGTCTAAACAGACACCATAGGAATGAAGGTCAGGATTATCTGTACCAAGGAGGGCGAAGCGgaggacaaaggagagaagaTTGTGATTATTCGTTTCAAGAAGGTCGGGACAGGCGATATAGGGATGAAGATCAATATTATATGCCACCTCATGAGTATTCGCTTTATGAAGCAAATAAAGGTCAAGACAAAGGTCAATGGAATGGATATTATGGTTCGACACAGAAAGGTCAAAGCAAAGGTCAATGGAATGAATATGATTCGACACAGAAAGGTCAAGGCAGAGGACGAAGGAAAGGGCATCGTGATTATCCGTTTCAAGAAGGTCATGACAAAGGACAGTGGAATAAGGATTATGGTTATTCGTCTCAGAAAGGTCAAGGCAGAGGACAAAGAAATGAGGATTATGGTCATCCGTCACAGAATGATCGAGGAAGAAATTATCGGGTAGAATACTTGTATGACAAGCAAGGTCGAGGCAAATACCAGAATAGACAGGAGTCTGATGCAGAGAGAAATGGCAGGCAAAACAAAAAGGCACTGACTCCCCAGATGCG AGCCGCGTTAACTTGCAGTGAGTGCGATTCATTCTATAGTAATGAAAATCGTAAACCAAAATGCCTTCAGTGTGGCCACACGATATGCTCTGTGTGTGCCTCTCATTTGATTCACCGATCAATAATTGGGTGCCCTAAATGTACCGAGCCTACCCGTGCTTCATCTGTGAAGGATCTTCAAGACAATTTTGAGCTTCTGCGCGTGCTTGGCAGGTTAAAGGATGTACCTGAAGCATCCAGGGAAAAACCGCCACCGTTAGTGTCCCCGCATGGCAGCAAGTGTTCTGAGCAGGGAATCTCGCCAACACACTTTTGCACCAAGTGTGAACAGTGGATTTGTAAAGCATGTGGCGATGCAGATCACTGGTCTCGAAGGCACTGTGAAGTCATTCCAGTAAGAAAAGCTTTGGAGCAGATGAAATCGAAGTGCGAGGCAGATGAGCGTCAAGCCTCTTCGAACTTGTCGGCTGCACTGCAGGAAATTAGCAGCTACCAGGTTATTCTTCTGTCTTGCATAAATGTTATGCGTGCTGCTAACGAGAGCTTCGGGATGGAGGAAACCCATGCTCGGGATACTCTCGATAAAGGTAAGCCTAAGCTAGAAACTCTGAAGAAAGCAGTTGCTGGCTTTCCGAAAGATGGCGATCCCAAGGAGGCCCTGGCGACCATGAGGAACGTAAAGGACCAGTGTTCTGACATCGAAGCCTGGTGCTCAACTCTGATCAACAATATGAAGTTCTTAGATGACTTCCGAAAGATATCGAAG ACACTTCTCACCTTAACGGCTTACGTGCATGCTAGTTCTGACTCGGGAAAGCCACCGCCTCTCGCCCGGATAACGACTGCAGATGGCCCAAGATATGCCAGGTTAATTGCTGAAGACGGGAGAGTCCACGCGTATTCCGCCCAAAGCCTTTCACCTGAGTGTGGTGCACGCGCTATACCG ATGGAGAGCGTGAAGGCGCTAATAGACTCCTCTTCGGCGCTCCTCTTTCTGGACCTCTTTTGGGGCGGCCGCATGCAGGGTCGTGTCTACATCCGCTTGACGGGAGACACCGTCCGAGGCCGCCTGTTCCAGTCGCTGTGCCTCGGGGACCTCGGCCACACGCACAAGAACGGCGGCTTCCATCGCATCTggtggaggggagacgagggggagcaCATTTGGGGCGGGGACTACGGCCGTATGAACGGGGCCCGGGGAGCTATTCTCTGCGTCAGCGAGGAGCGGCTGGCGGCGGCCGCTTCGCCTCGCCCCATCTGCAGAGGACTCGTGGCCGGCCGGTATGAGAAGGAGAACATAAGCACCATATTCCGCATCTACACCAAGGGCGCCAAGGAAGGAACGGAAGAGGCAGCATTCGGGATAGTGGAGCACGGCCTCGACGTCGTGGCAGGAGCGGTGGGCCAGGGCAACGTGAGGGACATTAGGATTGCTGACTGTGGAGTGGTCATTCAGAGCACCTAG